In the Sulfitobacter pacificus genome, one interval contains:
- a CDS encoding phosphoenolpyruvate carboxykinase has translation MTFGRVNPQFRLEDQQITGLGDVYYNLMEPALVETALKRGEGTLGNGGAFLVTTGKFTGRSPKDKHVVKTPSVTDTIWWENNAEMSTAGFDALYDDMIAHMQGKEYFVQDLVGGADPRHAINVRMVTELAWHGLFIRTMLRRPDREDLDDFTADFTVINCPSFQADPKKHDCRSETVIAMNFDRKLILIGGTEYAGENKKSVFSLLNYLLPEKGIMPMHCSANHATGNPVDTAVFFGLSGTGKTTLSADPKRTLIGDDEHGWSDNGTFNFEGGCYAKTINLSREAEPEIYDTTSKFGTVIENMVFDPDTKELDFDDDSLTANMRCAYPLHYISNASAKATGGHPKNIIMLTCDAFGVLPPIARLTPAQAMYHFLSGFTSKVAGTERGVTEPEPTFSTCFGAPFMPRRPEVYGNLLREKIAQHGATCWLVNTGWTGGAYGTGSRMPIKATRALLTAALEGDLADVTYRKDANFGFEVPVSVDGVADILLDPRRTWDDAEAYNRQAVKLVNMFSENFAQYMPFIDDDVKSAAIG, from the coding sequence ATGACATTTGGACGGGTAAACCCGCAGTTCCGCCTTGAAGATCAACAGATCACCGGGCTGGGCGATGTCTATTATAACCTGATGGAACCCGCATTGGTCGAAACCGCGCTGAAGCGCGGCGAGGGGACCCTGGGCAACGGTGGGGCTTTCCTTGTCACCACAGGCAAGTTCACTGGCCGCTCCCCCAAAGACAAGCATGTGGTCAAGACCCCCAGCGTGACCGACACGATCTGGTGGGAAAACAACGCGGAAATGTCGACCGCCGGTTTCGACGCGCTGTATGATGACATGATCGCCCATATGCAGGGCAAAGAGTATTTTGTGCAGGATCTGGTTGGTGGCGCGGATCCGCGCCATGCCATCAACGTACGCATGGTGACCGAACTGGCATGGCACGGGTTGTTCATCCGCACCATGTTGCGCCGCCCAGATCGTGAAGACCTTGATGATTTCACCGCAGATTTCACGGTCATCAACTGCCCCAGCTTTCAGGCTGACCCCAAGAAGCATGATTGCCGGTCCGAAACCGTGATCGCGATGAACTTTGACCGCAAGCTGATCCTGATCGGCGGCACGGAATACGCGGGTGAGAACAAGAAGTCGGTCTTTAGCCTGCTGAACTACCTGCTGCCCGAGAAAGGCATCATGCCGATGCATTGCTCTGCCAACCACGCCACGGGCAATCCGGTGGATACGGCAGTATTCTTTGGCCTGTCGGGTACGGGGAAAACGACCCTGTCGGCGGACCCTAAACGCACCTTGATCGGGGATGATGAACACGGCTGGTCCGACAACGGCACGTTTAACTTCGAAGGCGGCTGTTACGCCAAGACGATCAACCTGAGCCGCGAGGCGGAGCCTGAAATCTACGACACCACCAGCAAATTCGGCACTGTGATCGAAAACATGGTGTTCGATCCTGACACCAAAGAGCTGGATTTCGACGACGACAGCCTGACAGCCAACATGCGCTGTGCCTACCCGCTGCACTATATCTCCAACGCTTCTGCCAAGGCGACCGGCGGGCACCCCAAGAACATCATCATGCTGACCTGCGATGCCTTTGGCGTGTTGCCCCCCATCGCGCGGCTGACACCGGCACAGGCGATGTATCACTTCCTTTCCGGCTTTACCTCTAAGGTTGCAGGCACGGAACGCGGCGTGACCGAGCCGGAGCCAACCTTTTCCACCTGCTTTGGTGCGCCATTCATGCCGCGCCGCCCTGAGGTCTACGGCAACCTGCTGCGCGAAAAGATTGCCCAGCATGGCGCAACCTGCTGGCTGGTAAACACCGGCTGGACCGGCGGGGCCTATGGCACCGGATCACGGATGCCGATCAAAGCCACCCGCGCGCTGCTGACCGCCGCCCTTGAAGGGGATCTGGCCGATGTGACCTATCGCAAGGACGCGAACTTCGGATTTGAAGTGCCTGTATCGGTGGACGGTGTGGCTGACATTCTGCTGGACCCGCGCCGCACATGGGATGATGCGGAAGCCTATAACCGTCAGGCCGTCAAGCTGGTCAATATGTTCTCGGAGAATTTCGCTCAGTACATGCCGTTTATTGACGACGATGTGAAATCAGCCGCTATCGGCTAA